A stretch of Arthrobacter sunyaminii DNA encodes these proteins:
- a CDS encoding carbon-nitrogen hydrolase family protein: MLVSVGQFSPTGDVGANLEVMRSLASKARADGSELIVFPEESMFSVGKVEGSLAAAVDAGWTTFVQQLSLLAAELGMAVVAGGYESSGEERPYNTLVLIDETGRIADTYRKLHLYDAFSYSESSRIKPGDGGVKVVELNGINVGLMTCYDIRFPELARALTDKGADLLAVPAAWFKGEHKIEHWETLLKARAIENTVWVAAAGTSSRHTVGHSAILDPMGVPQAFLDDEPEAVVTAEVTRKRIDDVREFLPVLKNRRFAANDQINSAG, translated from the coding sequence ATGTTGGTGAGCGTAGGTCAGTTCAGTCCCACGGGCGACGTCGGAGCGAACCTCGAGGTGATGCGCTCGCTGGCGTCCAAGGCCAGGGCGGACGGCTCCGAGCTGATCGTGTTTCCTGAGGAGTCCATGTTCAGTGTGGGCAAGGTGGAAGGTTCCCTGGCAGCTGCGGTGGATGCCGGCTGGACCACCTTTGTCCAGCAATTGTCGCTGCTGGCAGCGGAACTGGGCATGGCCGTTGTTGCAGGTGGCTATGAGTCCAGCGGGGAGGAACGTCCCTACAACACCCTGGTGCTCATCGATGAGACCGGCCGGATTGCTGACACCTACCGCAAACTGCACCTCTACGACGCGTTCAGCTACTCCGAGTCCTCCCGGATTAAACCCGGCGACGGCGGCGTGAAAGTGGTGGAACTCAACGGCATCAACGTGGGTCTGATGACCTGTTACGACATCCGCTTCCCCGAACTGGCCCGTGCACTGACCGACAAGGGTGCCGATTTGCTGGCCGTTCCCGCCGCGTGGTTCAAGGGCGAGCACAAGATTGAACACTGGGAAACCCTGCTTAAGGCCCGTGCCATTGAAAACACGGTCTGGGTGGCTGCTGCGGGGACCTCCAGCCGGCACACTGTGGGGCACTCGGCCATCCTCGACCCCATGGGAGTGCCGCAGGCATTCCTCGACGACGAACCCGAGGCCGTGGTCACCGCGGAAGTTACCCGGAAACGGATAGACGATGTGCGCGAGTTCCTGCCTGTGCTGAAGAACCGGCGGTTTGCGGCGAACGACCAGATAAATTCAGCCGGATAG
- a CDS encoding RNA polymerase sigma factor translates to MAITPTEEILSAAREGQPRALRDIYEFLAPSILAYLAGKGCDDPEGLTQEVFLTLFGKLGNLTGGVSGLRTFAFSVAHARMVDDVRRRERQPVLAQFDPQADDRFSSSAEETVLGSASGVSALLQGLTRRHQEVLLLRVVADLSIEETAKIMGISAGAVKQLQGRALKTLKDRMEHEEVPDHEQIA, encoded by the coding sequence TTGGCCATAACCCCGACTGAGGAAATTCTTTCCGCTGCTCGTGAGGGACAGCCCCGGGCACTGCGCGATATTTATGAGTTCCTGGCTCCCTCCATATTGGCGTATCTCGCCGGCAAGGGCTGCGACGATCCCGAGGGTCTCACCCAGGAAGTCTTCCTGACCCTGTTCGGCAAGCTGGGGAACCTCACCGGCGGGGTCAGCGGGTTACGGACTTTTGCCTTTTCCGTGGCCCACGCCCGCATGGTCGATGACGTGCGGCGCCGGGAACGCCAACCCGTGCTGGCACAGTTTGACCCCCAAGCTGATGACAGGTTCAGCTCATCAGCTGAGGAAACCGTGCTGGGGTCAGCCTCCGGGGTGAGCGCACTGCTTCAGGGCTTGACGCGCCGTCACCAGGAAGTGCTGCTGCTGCGCGTCGTGGCGGACCTCTCCATCGAAGAAACAGCCAAGATCATGGGCATCAGCGCCGGTGCCGTCAAACAATTGCAGGGTAGGGCCCTAAAGACCCTGAAGGACCGGATGGAACACGAGGAGGTGCCCGATCATGAACAAATCGCCTGA